The Brachyhypopomus gauderio isolate BG-103 chromosome 17, BGAUD_0.2, whole genome shotgun sequence genome includes a window with the following:
- the chst15 gene encoding carbohydrate sulfotransferase 15, which yields MKYKYVNPTGTTHEMEDYKISYTLSRLGSGWTRDPTARELCRGPHQTWAPWTLRALCKVKVFTFLFGLTAMFLITASYILMRTQRGPLPALSARNFGPLARPVVLSRKDCAVLQKVEIQQRVVPDISELKEQEPHIFSVIPRQFLPPLKNPCWYEEYTGGPAADPYGGNLYVLHSKRLRAQHQHLNTAFQAHLRRHGGVRLRLRCLPYFYVIGQPKCGTTDLYDCLRLHPQVQFTTMKEPHWWTRKRFGIIRLNEGLRSPYPLEDYLDLFDQAAYQIQDQLLDSSSRGQIGMDIIIGEASASTMWDNNAWVYFYDDGTGVEPPYLVQDFIHAVQPNAKFIVMLRDPVERLYSDYLYFGMANKTVEDFHERVCESLQLFEACLSQRPVRSCVYNSTLNSAMPVRLQVGLYVVYLLDWLSVFSPEQILVLRLEDHAANRNHTIHRVLSFLHLEPLTQQKEADITRSPASNARNPANRNLGPMLPITKEILQNFYGPFNQQLAVLLDDSSFLWTRL from the exons ATGAAATACAAATATGTAAATCCCACTGGCACTACTCATGAGATGGAAGACTACAAAATATCGTACACACTCTCAAGACTGGGCAGTGGGTGGACGAGAGACCCGACTGCTAGAGAGTTGTGTAGAGGGCCACACCAGACGTGGGCCCCCTGGACTCTCAGGGCTTTGTGCAAGGTCAAGGTCTTCACCTTCCTGTTTGGTCTCACTGCCATGTTCCTCATTACGGCTTCCTACATTCTGATGAGGACCCAGAGGGGGCCGCTACCTGCACTGTCTGCCCGTAACTTTGGGCCCCTGGCTCGGCCTGTCGTCCTGTCAAGGAAGGACTGTGCAGTCCTGCAGAAGGTGGAGATCCAGCAGCGAGTGGTACCAGACATCTCCGAACTCAAAGAACAGGAACCACAT ATTTTTTCTGTAATTCCTCGTCAGTTTCTCCCGCCCCTCAAGAACCCCTGCTGGTATGAGGAATACACGGGGGGTCCGGCGGCAGACCCGTATGGGGGGAACCTCTACGTGCTGCACTCCAAACGCCTCCGAGCTCAGCATCAGCACCTGAACACTGCCTTCCAGGCGCACCTGCGTCGCCATGGGGGTGTCCGTCTGCGTCTGCGCTGCCTGCCATACTTCTATGTCATAGGGCAGCCCAAGTGTGGCACCACGGACCTCTACGACTGCCTGCGGCTGCATCCACAGGTCCAGTTCACCACCATGAAGGAGCCACACTGGTGGACAAGAAAGAGgtttg GGATTATCAGGTTGAACGAAGGTTTGCGTAGCCCATATCCTCTGGAAGACTACCTGGACCTATTTGACCAGGCAGCCTATCAGATTCAAGATCAGCTCTTGGACAGTTCGTCCAGAGGACAAATCGGGATGGACATCATCATTG GTGAGGCCAGCGCTTCCACTATGTGGGACAACAATGCATGGGTTTATTTCTATGACGACGGAACGGGGGTGGAGCCTCCTTACCTGGTTCAAGACTTTATCCATGCAGTCCAGCCAAATGCCAAATTCATAGTGATGCTCAGAGATCCTGTAGAAAG GTTGTACTCAGACTACCTCTACTTTGGCATGGCCAATAAGACAGTGGAAGACTTtcatgagcgtgtgtgtgagtccctGCAGCTGTTTGAGGCCTGCCTGTCTCAGAGACCTGTACGCTCCTGTGTGTACAACAGCACCCTCAACAGTGCCATGCCT GTAAGGCTGCAGGTGGGGCTGTATGTGGTCTATCTGCTGGACTGGCTCAGTGTGTTTAGCCCAGAGCAGATTCTAGTCTTGCGACTGGAGGATCACGCAGCCAACAGAAATCACACCATTCACAGAGTCCTCAGCTTCCTGCATTTAG AACCACTTACTCAGCAGAAGGAGGCTGACATCACTAGAAGTCCAGCATCCAATGCCAGGAACCCAGCCAATCGCAATCTAGGTCCAATGTTGCCAATCACCAAGGAGATTCTACAAAACTTCTATGGGCCCTTTAACCAGCAACTAGCCGTATTGCTGGATGACTCGAGCTTTCTGTGGACACGGCTGTAA